The Ooceraea biroi isolate clonal line C1 chromosome 3, Obir_v5.4, whole genome shotgun sequence genome contains the following window.
GCACGGTGTACCTGCGAGTAGTAAATAGGGTGACGGTAACGAAGATCTATTAATACGGTCAGCTTTATTCTGGTAAGTAACCGAGAgatatatctttaaataaaacaggTCAGTTTGCTTTTTCATCATGTTCCCAATAGTTTTATgcctatatatacatatacatatctggcgcgataaaataaaaaaattatcagtTCTTCTCAAAAAACTCTTTTGTGATAAAATTACCTGTTCCAATAAATCTTTCTGTATCAATAAATCCAGTGAGCATAAAACTACTATATGTTGGTCAATGTAAGTTTACTGTATTTACCGTCAAAAGCAACAATATTCTTTGCAAAACAAAAATAGTCTTTCCGAATAATATACGAGCGGAGAAACACGAGAAGACGAcgtgaaaatgtaataaaaccgTATCTTGCTCATGGTTTTATTAGAAGCGTAAACAAATGTGCACGATGCTGGTTGATTACGCATTCCCAAGCATAATCGCGCGTATATGTACATGGTTTATCCTCGAATCCCATGTGCGCATGCAGTTTGTCGTGCAGCATTGTCGTCGCTTCATGACGGCACTTCGCCGCGAGTATTCGCGATTTACGTGACGAATAAACTTTGATTTACCGCCGCTATTCGCCAAACGCAATTTCTACCCGCGCATCCACAACGagcagaaaaagagaaggaagttATGTTCGCCATATCACACCGTAACGGCGAACAATGTATTGATTACAGCCGCCTTTTCACGACCACTTGACAAAATCAGTACCGGGCaaataactattttatttatctcttcGATCATTTTGTAGCCTGGAATATTTTACTCATCTCTTTTCGTTGTCTCTTCTAGAGAGCTTTTATTCGCTTGGAAAATTTAATAGCTTCAGTCTCGTTTCTTTGCAGCGAATTATCCGCACTTTCATATTCCCACCGCCGCAAACAATGAATAATACCCGAGAAATACGATATACCGGATACGCCATTAACTAATACTGCAGTaatcttcttttcttggaAAATAGTAAGTGTCTTGACGCTACTTGCCAGAGTAAATGCGCTTGCAGACAAGTTGGACGGTAAATTATGCCGTACACCTTCTACCGGCGATATTCTCGCACATTTCTCGCATCTAGAAAGACATGAATTAACAAATGTGCTATTATATTTGCttgcatattatatttattattttataagtaCACACATTATCACGTCGCTGCAAAGCTCTTATTAATTCAGATTGCGTTTTACGCGATGTTACATGATGAAAATACAgtaattatgcaataattatctgtAAACGTATAGTCACGCTACACTCGTCACAAGTATCTCCTTTATACCGATATTTTCAAGGTATGtcgattaaatatacaaaaccTCAGCGAGAACGGTTGCAGTCTCCCGTGAAATTGCACGAAGTGCAGTATCGCGCAACTTAAAGAGGCTGGGTCAGAGGGGAATTTACAGTATTACTAGTCTCGTTCAGCAGAAATTCGCCAATATCTTCGTGCAAACAGACGAAAAAAAGACAGAGGGAGAAACagaaacaaaaagagagagagaaagataagtCTTCCTTACGCCGCGCCGGTAGAATCCAGGTAGAAATAGCTCTTCCTTTGAGGTTTTCCCAGTTTAGTGAAACGAAAAAATTTTACCGTGGGGCTCTCGTCTCgtcgaaatttatttcaactCACCTTCTACGAAGCCCTCATTCATCTTTCCGACCCGTAAAACGAAACTAGAGATGCAAGGAACGTTTCGAGGGCACAGGACCGCTCTGACGGACGTAAACTTGCACGAGCACGCAACACCATGCGTAACGAATTTACGGCCACCAACAGACGAAAGATGCTCGTATACTGATAGTGATGACCGTCACACCGATAAGTGCagtaaaatgaaagaaagcaaagaaatatatactgAAAGATCCAGAACGTCCAGAAATGTCCcagaaaatattagaaaaatacaGCATAGAGAAGGCATCAGAAGAAacgtgttaaaaatattacaaaattaatttaaatttatgacacattgttttatttcagTGAATGTCGAAACATCTTTCAACGTCcagatttctgaaaaatattaattcgttACTGATATTACGTTAAAGGATAAAAGAGATATCGCGTGGGCAGAATGGAATAAATTCGATTCGAATAGctcgaattaaatatagaTACTTTATTCActcttaaaaaatatgtcagattttattattattacatctttcCACGATGCCAATTAATTCTGCTGTTTTTCCTtgctttatttcttttattgttcctcttttttataattaatttctcttctttctttatcatctttttaaattcacaaaagtaattttaataaaaataatgcacaataataatttttttagatgTGCtatagttaattaatataaaacagttTTCACAAGCGAAAAACTTTTGTAAAAGCTCCGAAAATTGTCTTGCAAATAGGAAATAATTGTGAATCATTAAATTCGAGAAGTTAAtacaatacattttaattataagaaattttctttagaGTAGAGCAATTTTGAAAAACTACAACAAATAACAGGCGTATAGCGCGCgcgtattttattgtaatggaataaaatggaaaaataaattcatgtaTTTTGTGAAAGTGAACGCTGAAACAGCGAATATCGTTTTGCAGTATGTCattcaaaaaaaaaagaaaaacgagatATCACACGTGTGGAATTGCGTAAACTCGAGTAACAGCTTGACGCTTCGTAgaacaaaatcgaaataataCGTTTTGTGCAAATatcaaaacaaattttaataactttatcggtagtattcttttctttttgttaaaaagaaaaaaaggcaaagataaaaaaacatatatacgGAATTGCATGAGCAACGTATAACGGTATGACTTTATTAATACTCATGTTGACATCATGTCTAAAAGAATCTCTTACCAGACTGTTACATCACGAGTGTCCAGTATTTATGCGGAATAAGAgtgtcattattatatacgaaTGCCAGCTTACGATGATTATTCGTGATCGTCGATGCATAACCGATCAGATGTTCGACGAGTAACTCGGTTACGGTCTGCGATTATTGCTCGAGCTCTTTTACGACAGCTcatccatttcttttttttagtcAGTTAGTTAGAGAAGTTAGTCAATAGCCTGAGAGTGCGTTTAAAGAagcaaaaaagagaggaagcttGAAAAAACAGCTCTCTCTTCGGCTAATTTACATAAAGTATCTTGCCGACAGTATCGTCGCTGTTATTGACAAATTTCTCGACAAATTCCGAGACAAGTTCTTCTCGAGGAAAATTCAGTGAAGCACGCTGCGATGAAGTATCTCGTACGGTGAATCAAACTGCAGACTGCCCTAGATCCTGCTTATGGCTTAATCGATAGTCATGGGAacataagagagagagaataactCTTCAATAGATAATTTAGAGATTGGACGCTTTTATGTGTAAGAGTAAATCTAGTTTAATTGATGAAACTTGGGAATTTGTAAAACTTGCGATTCAGGAAATTTCTCTTTGAAATTTATGAAGCTTGGAATCCCTATCgcgctctctcttcttttattttccgaATACTTTTTCTGGCATCACTGATACCTTGATACCGAGTACTAAAACCTTGCAATATCGACGGCATGTAAATGATAACGTATATATCTACCATCCATATACTCGGAGCTATCTCGAGATTGTCGACAGCTCTGCGCTGGACAGGATATTATATCGTTTCCCCGACTTTATAGTCCCGCTACATGTCCTCGCGGTCTCGCGGATTCGTAGCCGGCTCTGTGTATTACCCGGCTCTTAATCTAAAACCTAACGATACAGCAGGGTCCATAAAACGGCTGGGATAAATCTGCAGTAGCACAGCTGCTGTACGGGACCGTTAAATCTTAACAGCTGCTGCTGTAACCGACGGTTTCTGGAATAGGAGGAAGTGAATCGCGCACCTCGGTGCCACCTGTAGAAAGTgcaggttgaatagatatcgaTCGTTTGCCAACGATAAGCGGTATcggatttcaataatttctatttttcatctTGTAACAGGTCTTTCTTATTGCAATTGTATATGtgtaaatatctataaaattttcGTTTACATTATACTTAGCACAAAATACAATCATATTTTGGATCTTGGAAGTTTTTCTTGAATCTCGCCATTGTAAAATCAATGTATTACAATTCTTCTGTTTCCATCTTAACGCAATTACAAAGAATTAGTCGAATATTCTTGCTGTTTGTAACATCGAGAGTTTTGGATAACGACCAAGCCTCAAGACGTCGCCGTCCCGCAATCTGTTCTGGAAAATATGCGCGagtttgatatttttcaagcGAAAGTTACGAACTTTCAACCAGTCGCTATATTACAGATACATCCACATTTACTAGATATTAAATCACACACGCTAGCGCCaaatcacaatttcacaaatttcTCTGCCCCACCGTAGATTCCAAAGAATGTCCGGAACGTCACAGAATCGATGAGAATGCAACAAACTTCTGGATCGCCATATCGATCGGATACCGCAAGCACAATGGAGAATCCCATACAACCGTAGCGTGTCAAGCCCGATCTAGATCTCCATCGCGGGTCCAGGAAACAACAAGGCAAACATCCATGATGTATCAGAATAGTCATTGCGGCTGTGTGTCTGGTTACCCAAAAGGGGAAAAGAGGGAAAGGATGTCACAATCGTCGCCAACCATTGTCAATGCTCGAGGACGCGTTCCCATAGTTAAAAATCAGTCGAGAAACTGACATGTTGCCACGTGAATTCTTCAAAGAGGGACGACGTCCCGCCACGATCAATGACGGTGATCGCCTAGCCGCCAATCAGCAGCCATGGCAGCAGGATGGTGACGCAGAGTGCCGCCACGCAGCTGGACAGCATCGCTAGCGGACTCGCGGCTGATTCCGATTCCGCGTTCTCCATCGTGCCGTAATCCTCGTCACGCTCGAACTCGCGCACCTCGACGTCGCAACGGAAGCAGACACGCGCGGTGCTGCTCTTGAAGTGATTGCCGTCCTTCCGCAACACTTGTGCACCAGAGCCCTTGCGCTCCAGCTTCCAGCCGGGTTCCTGCATCAGCATCATTTTGCAGCGCGTCTGGATGTTGCTGGTCGAAGAGCGAGTAAGCTTGTGGGAAACTTTCCGCGAGGTTCCGATCGGAAAGGCGATGTTCGCGTGATCCCGGTGCGTGGAATAGTTCGCAAGGCGAAAATACGTTCTCTGGCGAGAAAGGCAGTTGGTCCTTAGTTGGTTTCTGAAGTTACGCCGTTCCTGCGCGAAGACAATATCTCCTCTAGCCTGGTCGTTGTTCCACACCGCCGGAAGATGCTGCGGAAGATACCTGCAAAGGGAAGTTCTGGCATAAATCGATGGATCGCTGTAAGGATAGTTTAATAACAACTTGGATCGTACACGATGGCTCAAAGAGAGACAGTTCTACGTGACGAGAAATTCGTATTGAGCAGTATCGAAAaaatttctcgatatttttagTTTGATTGACGCGATGGATCTCGAGATTACTGGCTGCTAGATGccattattgcaaattcaggTTTTTACGTAATACTAAATTGcgttataaattacattttctattttttaatctgTGCTACCACGATGAACACATATTCTGGTTGTCTTCCAAACTGTCACGCGCAGATGCATGTTGCGCTATGAATTACGCGCGATTTTTACTCAGATGTTCAGATCCGCGCGGTTTTGCGGTGGAGTTTCTAAATCTCCGCAGCCGCGGCTTATCGAGCGTGTCGCGTTTTACAAACGTGTTACAGCCTTAGGCGGAAAGCTGGAAACCGGTTCTGTGTTTCGTCGGGACGACGCAGTGGCGATCCATCATCGGCTTTCTGCCAGCAGAAACGAGAATTAATCGAAGCGACTTCGACAACTTCGCCGCGGCTTCCGGCAGTGAGATCGTGAACAGCTGTTAATACATCCGCGCTCGATCGCCACGCCGGTCGCTGTAAACCCACAACCACGACCACGAGCAATCTCATAGATGCACCGAAAAACGGACAAGCGGACAAAAAGCTGACAGAACCAATGTAACGACCAATAAAACATGACAATCGCAAAATTGCACGGGAACAATCTGCTTTTATCTCGTAAATTGGGAATGCATGTTTCTTCCATTCGCGCAGctctaaataaatattgtataataattatctcgaaatcatttctctctttacaGCAAGCTAAAATGATGCAGAAATTTCCGAAATAATGAAAGCAACGTTGCAGTAAATTTTTCCGCGTTTATGAAACACAATAGAGGTGCAAAATTCGCGCGATACCAGTTCGTGATGCTTTCGTTGCACTTTTGTTACGTCGAGAAAAATCGTTATTGTGAGTTTTTCAATACCGGTGCGATAAAGTCAGCtagttttgcaattttcgacgGCAATACGGTACAAACAATgccgattaaatatttacagaGATGGCGAACGTTAATACACCGCAGAACAGTGCTTAAACACCTTCATTTTCCGGATGAATTGTTTATTTTCTATGCTTTGTCTGCATGTACAGTTCTATGCTCAATTTTCTACAAAGTCCTGAAACACTCGGTGTCGCACTGCAGATAATTAAACTGCAGTTTGCCGTGTCGATGATTACGGCTCGTCGGATTAAATCCGTTTGCATGCAAGGCTAAACAGGCCGGGTGACAATGCACCCTAATTACAGACCAACGACGATTCACGTCGACACGGATGAGCATGaaaagcggattcgcgattaCGGTTATTAAGGAAAATACACGTTTGTACACGTTCATTATCGTCCCGGCTTGTTCCACTTCTTCATTAATTCAAAGATTTTATCGTATGCGGCGAGCTAACAAAAacgtacaaattattcttcaactctCAGTAAGATAAACAACAagagttataaatatataaagagagCAGAcgttgatataataatttattgcaacgTTATTTCTGAACAAGCCTCACCCGCTGCGCGTATATATCGTTTATCTTATGAAACAGTTTTTGTGCTTAATGAAAGTTCTTGACAGAGTTCCATTCTAAATGAAATTCACCTGCTATAATCTGTAATCTCCTTCTGACAGAGATAACACGCTCGCGAGCAGACTTTACAATGAAAGCTATATTATTGTCGCGAGTTTCTTAATGTTCTCGGAGCAAGAGAAACGCAAATGAAGATTAAGTGGCACAAAGTGTAACTTACGGCTTTCAGCTTTCTTGAGGCTAACAAGACGAGAGTAATGGAATTTCCTTAGGTTTCCCGATCTTCTTCTGCCGTACTACTTTATAGCAAGAACAATGATCATCAACTACTGAAAGCTCTTTTCGCGTCGGTGTCGAAGGAAAGATTACGATGCAGGAATTAATGCATCAGCTTAAACAATGGGCGGTTTTGTGGACGTTAAACGTCCGTTATATTCATCGGGCAGAGTTCGATCACTCTATTAGTGACGTATATCAGTGACATCATTTCTGGTCTTACAATACAGTATGATCAagtattgttatatatataagcttTTCTTCTCTATCACTTTGACTAATAGAGAAATTCATACGATaagttgaaattaaaaataacaaataaatataatctttctcttttcacatgtcttgtataaatattattgcacaGATGAGATtcttttactaaatttttattttaataaatccaTTACAAATTCGGCATTAGTTTACGCCGGCAGATATATATTGGTGCAATAAATTTCGCTTCATATCGCAttcaccccccccccccaagcTATATAAAAACGaggtgaaaaataattttcagtaaGGAAGGTCGCCGAAAAAGGCACCCAGGGGAAATTAGAATTCGGAACAGGCTGATCAATTTTCATGAATATCGCTCTATCCTGTTTGCCTTATTGGAAGTTGAGAAGAATAGAGAAAAGATTCGACGCGAGCACATAGAACGTGTACAAaagacaattatttattaagagcTTCCTTTTATCCCATAAAAGTGAAATACCGGCGTAAAAGAGTGacataaaaatgaaacttttaGACGCGTGTTCTTCTGGAAACTAGAAGTCGTGAACTCTCTTTCCGGCTGCCGGCTGGAAACTATTTCACGTCGAAGTTCAGAGATATTTGCTGGAGTTTGAATGCGAGCTTCATCtcgagattattttaatctcgatgAAAGTAGGCAGCACACGCTCACTCATTCAATTTTAAGACAAATTATAATGTAGGCTTCTCGAACCAACCAAGAATTCCGTGAACACGTTTGAAGTTCATGCTGAGAAAACGACGTTTTAAACTTTACTTGGTTATTGTGACCTGGAACGCTACGCCagtaatattataactataaCTTTTCTCTATGAGATAAGCTGTCACTGGTctcaataaaagataaaaatggaaCGATTACAtagcgataaataaattgttttgaaaatttgATTCGTTCACTCGTTATTCATTTGAATCAAACAGCGTTAAAATGCATTTgtttcaagataaaaatattagtgtCACACGGTATACTGTAACTGTTTTTAATCGAAACTTGAAGCAAcctatatttttttgttgaaTTAATCATACGTTATAATACCTAGTCTGTCATCGCGTATCCAAGACAAAAGAGCGAACGGTTTGTGTTCTCGTACAAAGTGCAAGAACAAAGTCCGCGATGCATTAATCATCAGGAAAACTTATCGAATCACAAAACACGTTATGACAGTTCTCGTCGCATTCCAGAACGATACTTTCGAGCCGCATTTGTACTACTTTCTTTGGATAGTTATCTGGATTTTGCAAAAAGTGCGGTCCGTTACAGGCGGATCGGCGAGCATCGCGAcacgttcgttcgttcatcgATTACGCTGCTGCATCGTCGCAGATGAGACAGCCCGCGATTTCTCTGACATCCATGCCGAGGAAGAGAGTCGTCGTTTCTATCACCGTAGAAATGACACGTACTGTGCTACAGCTATGCTAATGTAGATATGGCGAGGTAAGAGGAAGAACCCGGTTAGCGACCTCATTCGCGATTAACCTTCCCGCCCTGTTCACGAAACACACTCACATGGACGTATCAGAGGAATTTTATGACGAGGAATAATGAATATGGAAAGCGCGAGAATTGTACGTATAAAAATTCGTGGCACCTTTTACGACGGACGACGATAATGAGGCACTCCACAGCTCCACGATTGCTCGAGATTCGTTATCTAAGAAATATGCGCGCACTCTTATTATCTCTATGGATTATTATGTACGTATATCACTGGATCGCCTGGCAATCACGAGAAACGGAAAACTTCAACGATCGTACACGTTCGAAGTTCCTGATCGCGGCAAGAAACCGGACCGGTATGAAGTATCCCGGAAAGAGGAGAACGATGATGATTATTCAGCCGCGCTCAACTTACAGCGGCAAATGTCGCAGTCACCGTTGTACTCGCCTCGGAAGGGAAAACGAGAACGGGCACGTTCCAATTTAGCAAATGGCGGGAAGAAAGACCTCTTTTTGCCATCTTTGCGCGTTTTCTCACTCACGCAAGATTCCCTGCGGGATTATCTGGATCATCGCGTTCTTATCCGCGGAAGGAACACGTTTCCCTCCCCACGACATTAAAATCGCGTCGTATGAATTAATCAGTTACATGGCGATTATCCCAGAATGTAATTGAAACAGCTGCACGTTATGCGAGACCATGTAATTTGTCGAAACACTCgttcagaaaaatcaaaacgCTGTATTCACGAAAAAACTGGAAAAAGCAGGCGTACAAAAGCCAAATTTTTATTGGGATAGTGAATTTTCATCTCTGCGCTGTAGTCGCCGCTCGTGTGCGTTCGGCAACGGGTTGAATGCAACGGCAGAACGCGAAAAGACTCGCGGATCATGTCATTTGCAAAGGCTTTGTAGCTTCCGAGCCTTTTGTTCCGCGAGCTGGCAATTCTCGGCGCGGCGTAATCGGCGTGCGGGCTTTGACGCTGCAATTCGGTCGAAAAGCGCGTGGCGCGTTTCCGTGGCACTATGCGGTATGCACGATAACGCGAAAACACGGGAAACTGCCAGTTGCGCCTCATGTCGAGAAAATGCGAGTGAAGAAAGGTTGGTAACTGCAGTTGCGAGAATTTCGTTTAACTTCGAGGAtggttcttttttatttcagagcGGAATTTTCACTCAAGAATCTCTCATCAGCAGAAATATTTAGAGTACCTCGCAGACGTAAATCTTTCTTGAATTTTCTGGTATATTGCGAGAAAAGCATTcagtgttatttttattttaaaaaataaaactttgttgagaaatttaatttaatgatacttTTTTAATGAGACTTTTACACATTAGTAAAACTTATCGCAACGCACTGCAATTGCGTTATTCCTGTACGATAAGCGATGGCTGAAAGAGTAGCGCAACCACAGGAGAAAGTCGGAACAAACATGCCCATTATTCTCAGTTTTGTAATCTT
Protein-coding sequences here:
- the LOC113561638 gene encoding uncharacterized protein LOC113561638 → MMLMQEPGWKLERKGSGAQVLRKDGNHFKSSTARVCFRCDVEVREFERDEDYGTMENAESESAASPLAMLSSCVAALCVTILLPWLLIGG